The DNA segment GTCCCTCTCCGCAATGGAGCAACAGAGTCCTCCTGGACTCTGCTGCGCAATTACCCGGCGTGATGACGCCGTGCCGATACGGCCTTCAGAGCGCGTCGCAGATGCAGGCAGGCCGGGCGCGGCCGAGCCCTGAAAGCACGGCACGTGATCGCTCGCCGAATTGAGCAGCAGAGTCCTCCTGCCGCTCAAAGTCCGCCAGGTCGGGACCGGGGCTCGTCCCCAGCACCTCGCCCCGGGTGGCACCGAGCCGGACCGTCGTGAGCCGTCCGTCCTGGTTCGCGATCCGGCTCTCCCACACGGCCGACTTCGACTCGGGCTCCTTGAGCTCCCGAGCAACCAGTTCACCGGCGGGCACCTCGGCCACGGAGAGGCGAATGGCGCGCTCGTAGTCGATGTCGGCCATCCCGAACCGCTCGGCGGGCTCGTTCGGCGGATCCCCCCGGCTACAGGCCACGAGCGGCGACAACGCGGCGACCGGTACACAAAGGGCCACCACGAGTGGCCTCCACGCCCGTCCGCCCTCTTGCCGGAAGATGACTCCCGCCATTCCCATGCGAGTCGCATATCCGCCCTAAATGATATGCATAACACATGTATAGAAGATCCACTGCGCTGCATCAATACGACATCCACCCACAGCACTGTTCTGCGAGTCGCCCTGTTTGCGGTGGTCTGTAGTCTGAGTTCGTGCTGATGCGTGACACACTCCGGGTCCAGCTGTGGCCCGTGCCGACGCTGGGTGTCGTACTCGCCGTCGCCGCGGGCGTGGCACTGCCTCGGCTGGACGAGCGGCTTCAGCACGAGCTCCCGTCCTGGCTGAGTGACTACTTCTTCGGCGGCAGCTCGGATGCCGCACGCGCGGTGCTGGAAGCCATCGCAGGCTCCCTGATCACGGTCACGGCGCTGACCTTCTCGCTCACCGTGCTGACGCTTCAGCTGGCGAGCAGCCAGTTCTCCCCCCGTGTGCTGCGGACCTTCAACTCGGACCGGTACGTCCAGACGACCCTGGCGCTCTTCCTCGCGACGTTCACCTACGCCCTGACGGTGCTGCGCACCGTACGCACCGGCGAGGACGAGCAGGCCAGCTTCGTCCCCGGGCTGTCGGTCACGGTCGCCCTCCTGCTCACCCTGGCCAGCCTGCTCGCCCTCGTCCTGTTCCTGTCCCACCTGGCGCGCGAGATCCGGGTCGAGACGATGATGAGCAGCATCCACTCCGCCGCCGGCCGCACCCTCGGTCGGCTCCTCCCCAAAGAAGAGGACACGGACCGCGGGGACTCCGACGGCGCGCACCCCTCCGACGCCCCGCCGGGACCGCCCGCGGGCGCGCTGCCCCTGAGCGTCGGCTCTTCCGGCTTCTTCACCTCCGTCGATGAGGCGGCCCTTCTGAGGGCAGCCGTCGAAGCCGACGCCGTCCTGCTCATCGACCGCCTCCCCGGGAGTTCGCTGATCGCCGCCACGCCCGTGGGAGCCGCCTGGCCGCGCACCGGGGAGCCCTTCTCCTCCGACGCATGGACCCGTCTGGCCGAACGAGCCGCCAAAGCGGTGAGGACCGGCCCTGAACGCACCGGCCTCCAGGACATCGCCTTCGGGCTCCGGCAGCTCACCGACATCGCCACCAAGGCGCTCTCCCCCGGGATCAACGACCCGACGACCGCTGTGCACGCCCTGTCCCACTCCGCCGCGCTGCTGTGCGAGCTGGCCCGGCACGACCTGGGCCCCCGGCTGCTGCGCGACGACGGCAGGCAGGTCAGAGTCGTGCTGCGGCGCCCCGGCCTGGAGGACCTCCTGGACCTGGCCATGACCCAGCCCCTGCGCTACGGCGCCGCCGAGCCCGCCGTCCTGGCTCGCATCGCGATGCTGTTGCGCGAACTCGCCTGGAGCACCACGCACGACCGGTATCCGCCCATCGTCACCGCCCTCGCCCTGCTGCGTTCCACCATCGGCGCCCAGAACCTCGACGCCACCGAGCACTTCCGGCTCACCGAGCTGACCGGACTCGTCGACGAGGCCCTGGCCGGCCGGTGGGCACACGGCCGCACCCACTGACCGCACGGCCGGCCACGGCCCGTCACGGGCACACCCCGCAGAAGAAGACATGGAGCCGGATCGAGGGCGCGGGGACTGCGCCGTGGCGTTCCGGACCGGTTCCCGGTGTCAGTCCGGGTCCGCCGCCGGGATCACCACCGGCTTGGTCACGGTGCCGTCGTCGCCAACCACGTCGCGCACGTGCCGGAAGCCGAAGCCCAGTCGGCGGCACATGGCCAGGCTGACGGTGTTGTCGGCGCCGACCATGCCGTAGGCCTCCTTCAGGCCCAGGTTGTCGGCGACGTGGCGGAGCAGGCCGCGGACCACTTCTGTGCCCAGGCCCCGGCCCCAGTACTCGGGGGTGAGAGCGGTGATCAGTTCGTGGCCGTCGGCGTTGCCGGTCTTCTTCACCTCCGCGTGGCCGACGTAGACCTCCTCGCGCCACAGTCCCCACACGTCGAACCTGTGCTGCGGGTAGACGTCGGTGAGAATGGCGCGGAACAGCGTGCGCAGGTCGGTCTCCGGCACGCGCTCCTGGCCCATCCAGCGGCAGACCTCCTCGTCACGCAGCAGGGCCACGAAGACGTCCTCGTCCTCGGGGCGGTAGGGCCGGAACGTGAGGCGTTCAGTGTGCAGGACCGGTGTCATGACGGCTCCTCGGGATGAGGCAGGGCGGGTGCAGGGCGGGCGGGGCACGGGCCGGGGGTGCGGTTGCGGACGCGCCCCCGGCCCGTCCTTCGTGGCTGCGCGGGACGCGTCGGGCTCCGGTGTTCTCCATGCGCTCCCGCAGGCTGCGCGGGCGCATGTCGGTCCAGACCTCGTCCACGGAGGCGGAGCACTCCGCCTCCGTGCCCTCCTTGCCGACGGGCTGCCAGCCGGCGGGCACCTCGATGTCGACGGGCCACAGCGAGTACTGTTCCTCGTCGTTGCGCAGCACCTGGTAGCGGGTGTTCTCGTCCATGTCTGTCGGTCTCGCTCTCTCGGGTCGGACAGGTGGCGGGCAAGGGACTGGTGGCGGAGTGTCCGGCGGTGGGGCGCGGATCGCGGGGTGGGGCCTCACCGGCTGTTCCGGGCGGGGTGGGCGATGTGGCGCAAGGCCTCGGCGAAGTCGTCCGCGACACCTCGCACGGTGTCCGTGGGGTGGGAGGGCGGGCCGAACTCGCGCGGATCCACGCGGACCGCTGGCACGTGGAGATCCTCTTCCGTCTGGTTAAGGTGGACCTGCGCACACCGGGAGAAGTCCTGCACTCGCGCACCGCCGAGGGGGTCCGCCAGGAACTGTGGGCCCTGCTCTGCCTCTACCAGGC comes from the Streptomyces sp. KMM 9044 genome and includes:
- a CDS encoding DUF2254 domain-containing protein produces the protein MRDTLRVQLWPVPTLGVVLAVAAGVALPRLDERLQHELPSWLSDYFFGGSSDAARAVLEAIAGSLITVTALTFSLTVLTLQLASSQFSPRVLRTFNSDRYVQTTLALFLATFTYALTVLRTVRTGEDEQASFVPGLSVTVALLLTLASLLALVLFLSHLAREIRVETMMSSIHSAAGRTLGRLLPKEEDTDRGDSDGAHPSDAPPGPPAGALPLSVGSSGFFTSVDEAALLRAAVEADAVLLIDRLPGSSLIAATPVGAAWPRTGEPFSSDAWTRLAERAAKAVRTGPERTGLQDIAFGLRQLTDIATKALSPGINDPTTAVHALSHSAALLCELARHDLGPRLLRDDGRQVRVVLRRPGLEDLLDLAMTQPLRYGAAEPAVLARIAMLLRELAWSTTHDRYPPIVTALALLRSTIGAQNLDATEHFRLTELTGLVDEALAGRWAHGRTH
- a CDS encoding GNAT family N-acetyltransferase; this translates as MTPVLHTERLTFRPYRPEDEDVFVALLRDEEVCRWMGQERVPETDLRTLFRAILTDVYPQHRFDVWGLWREEVYVGHAEVKKTGNADGHELITALTPEYWGRGLGTEVVRGLLRHVADNLGLKEAYGMVGADNTVSLAMCRRLGFGFRHVRDVVGDDGTVTKPVVIPAADPD
- a CDS encoding MbtH family protein; its protein translation is MDENTRYQVLRNDEEQYSLWPVDIEVPAGWQPVGKEGTEAECSASVDEVWTDMRPRSLRERMENTGARRVPRSHEGRAGGASATAPPARAPPALHPPCLIPRSRHDTGPAH